The DNA window GACTGATACTTTTCCGTTGGTCACAGGTTGCTGTCCTCTTGTCTTTTTAGACCCTTTTTTAGCATTTGAACTACCTGATTGACCAGACTTGTTGTTCTTTCCCATGTTTTTTTTCGGCGGAAACTCACAATACAAATCCTCATTGCAAATCGGATTCTCAGAAGTGCTTATCAACGTACCAGATTCTCCTCCAGTCGAGGAGTTCTTATCGAGTGATGATGATTCAGGTGAACATTCTAAGACAGATTTTTCTGAGACAAATTTTTCCTTAGCCTCTTCATTGTCTACTGCTGCAGTATCTTCTTTCTGACACAACTTGAAAAGTCCACGCTGTTCGTTCTCATCAGAAGGCTCTAAATTTAATCTAGGATTCGGTTCCACCACCGAATCGTTTCTTTCGCGTAATGTCCTCAATATAAGCATCTTTAAAAAGTTCATCACTTGAACCGCATACATCAATGCAGTGAATGGATCCGCCATCTGAAATCACAAAAGCCAAACACTGTCATTAACTTGAACCTAAAGGTAATAGAGAGAATACTTGAATTAATTAGAACAGACCTGAGTCATGTTTGGTGCGAAAACCATGGCAATGTTGCGCGCGTTCATCTTATTGAGATTTTCATGTTGGACGACATCGACCATTAGATTGATGGCCCAATCCAAGAGTGTAGATTCGGTATGAGGTAGATGCTTAACTAGTTCAACACACTCTTCCTCAGTTTGGCATTGCATTACCTGCTCTTGTGATAATGGATCTAGAACTCCCGTAGGAAGTTCCCGGAACCAAGCCTTGAAAAGTACAAAAATATCGAACTTTTCATCATTATCATGTCACAAAAGAGACTTGGTTTTCGCAATATCACCATTCAAATCAATTCACTAAACGAACAATCATAAGCACATCAACAATATGAACCGCGGAACTAGATCCAATTATCTGGAAATTTCGTACCTTAATTAGTCCTGCCAAACAATGTACATCGATGTCTTCAGGAACCAATCCCAAGTTCAATTGATTCCTAACATGTTCCTCTTGAGTATTGTCTGCATTGATTCTGAAAATCCCTTCCACCTACATATACACAAACTCGACTTCAAAACCAAGCAATACGACTAAACTAGTCATTTGTAAATCGAATAAGCGCTTATCATATATAAGCGATTAACCTGCAATCCTCCTTGAACATAGAGATGCCTTTGCATTAACAGAAGAATTGTTGGCACACTATTCCCTCTTGAATCATAAGATAACTGCATTGATTCCGTCGAAACTCCAAAAACAGTTGCACTACATGTgaaaatcaaacaacaaaaaacaCAGATTAGATCAATAAAAAGGTACACAATCGCGAAACTAGTCTTAAATATACCTAGCACTAGGAGGTCTTCTGGGGAATTCAGGTTCAAACTCATCAGGCAAGCCTAAGAAACCATTGAACCTATCGAAAGTAACGTGCGCGACATGACGCACGTTGGTCGGAGGACTTATGTCCATGATGGAGATGTCCTTGGTGACAGTATTCTTGAAAGAAAATAATGATTTTCTGAAAAGAGTAACTAGAAGTTCAAAAAGTGGGAAATGTGGGTGAGAGGGAGGTTGAAAAATGGCATGGCAAGAGAAGgaagaaagaggagaagaagaggttGAAGTTGAGGGTGATCTTTGTGATGAAGCAAAATGAGGTGGAGAGTGGAGAACTTGGGTCATGGCTGGCAATGAAAAAGGCTTTTACTTGTAATATAAAGTAATAAAAGAAAGGAATGTGTGTTAGTTtagatttgaattttctgaattaAGAAAGTGTTGAGAATGATGATTTAGTTTTAAGAAATGGGAAATAGTAAGAGTTGGATATTGAGCTGGAGTTGGATTCAAGAAATGTGTGGGACGTGAGAATCATTAAGTCAGtagttttatatattttgttgctTACGTGGTGTGGAGCGTTGAAGAAGCAAATGAAATGAAGCTTGTGTTGTGAGTTAGTTAGagtggagagagagagaatgacACCACCAAcaccaacaacaccaacaacaagaacatgttacaacaacataGACAAGGAAACAAAAAGAAGAGTAGAACTAAAGACAAAAAGACAATTAAAGTGGTGTGAAATAAACTCTAGAGAAAACATAACTATGATACACTTACTCAATCTCATCTAAAACACATaactactttttatttatttactaaatttgatttttaacacaTAAGTAAATATAATCAAACTCTAAGTGTCTCTTTAAATGAGGATTGTTTTatgattttaaatttattttataaatcaaaattaaaaaactattttgaaaataaaataaaataaagtgtgtttctgaatattattttttaaaattgtttgagattaaaaaaatgaaaaaacttgTGTCGTAAATTTATTtgcaaaatatattttgaaaactAAAAAAAGAGCAAAATTTGTTTtactcatattttattttttataatacaaTCACAACAATCAAGTCTTGTTTCACTATGTGGACTCGACTACTTAGATCAACTTTTGACATAATGTTCTATTTAGGATCATGTTTTTATTCAAACCGTTAATCTTGAGATATTTcttaataaattttcttatagttttttttaaaagtttttctaaaTTTAGTTGTTTGACTTCTTTCTATTTGATCTACTCTCCCTACCCCAGAATCTACAGGTCTTTTCTCTACATGTTCAAACTACCTAGGTCTATTTTCCATCATCTTTTCTACTATAAGTGGGTACCCCAACACTATATAATATTGACATTTCTAATCTTATCATATTTAGTTTTACACTGCTTTCAATGCAACATCCTTATTTTTCCTACATTTACTTTTTTCTCGTGTTGATTCTTAATTGCCCAACATTTTGTTTCGTACAACATCACAG is part of the Vicia villosa cultivar HV-30 ecotype Madison, WI linkage group LG2, Vvil1.0, whole genome shotgun sequence genome and encodes:
- the LOC131647892 gene encoding rho GTPase-activating protein 5-like, whose amino-acid sequence is MTQVLHSPPHFASSQRSPSTSTSSSPLSSFSCHAIFQPPSHPHFPLFELLVTLFRKSLFSFKNTVTKDISIMDISPPTNVRHVAHVTFDRFNGFLGLPDEFEPEFPRRPPSASATVFGVSTESMQLSYDSRGNSVPTILLLMQRHLYVQGGLQVEGIFRINADNTQEEHVRNQLNLGLVPEDIDVHCLAGLIKAWFRELPTGVLDPLSQEQVMQCQTEEECVELVKHLPHTESTLLDWAINLMVDVVQHENLNKMNARNIAMVFAPNMTQMADPFTALMYAVQVMNFLKMLILRTLRERNDSVVEPNPRLNLEPSDENEQRGLFKLCQKEDTAAVDNEEAKEKFVSEKSVLECSPESSSLDKNSSTGGESGTLISTSENPICNEDLYCEFPPKKNMGKNNKSGQSGSSNAKKGSKKTRGQQPVTNGKVSVEKKGTKTLSNTDTRSDRVESWR